CGCCGGAGACTTCATGACGTCCCACAGCGTGTCGCGGAGCCTGTAGGCGTCGCCCTGCACGACCTTGGCCTGCGGATAGCGTTCGCGCAGCAACGCGCAGAAACCGGGATTATACTCAACCAGGACGAGCCGCTTCTGATCGACGCCGTGCTCGATCAGCGCGTTGGTGATCGCTCCGGTGCCGGGCCCAAGCTCGACGACCGGCCCTTCGGCGTCAGCATCGACATATTGCGCCATGGTGCGCGCGAGCAGCCGTCCGGACGGCATCACCGCGCCCATGTGCAGCGGCTTCTCGATCCATGAACGGAGAAAACGAACCTCGTCGTCGAGACGGAGGGGCTTCTTCGACGCACGCACGGACGATTGCAGAGGCATGTCGCTACCAGGCGGGACCGCGCACAATCGAGCGGTTGTCAGAAAACAGTCATAAACACGTATAGATCGAAGTCGTTACGGTCAAGCGTAACGACTCCGGCTAGACGGAGCGACTTCCGAAGAAGTCCTTGACCTTAGAGAAGAAACCCGCTGCCTCCGGCTGGGTTGCGCCGGACGAGAGTTTTTCGAACTCCATCAGCAATTCTTGCTGCTTCTTGGTCAGATTCTGCGGGGTTTCGACCACGACCTGGACATACATGTCGCCGGTCTGGCGCGAGCGCAGTACCGGCATGCCCTTCGATGCGATGCGGAATCGCCGGCTGGACTGGGTGCCGGCGGGCACTTTCACCTTGGTCTGGCCCTTGTCGATGGTCGGCACCTCGAACTCGCCGCCGAGGGCTGCGGTGACCATCGAGATCGGCACGCGGCAATGCAGGTCGGCGCCGTCGCGCTGGAAGAACTGGTGCGCGGTCAGCGA
The window above is part of the Bradyrhizobium sp. PSBB068 genome. Proteins encoded here:
- a CDS encoding methyltransferase; protein product: MPLQSSVRASKKPLRLDDEVRFLRSWIEKPLHMGAVMPSGRLLARTMAQYVDADAEGPVVELGPGTGAITNALIEHGVDQKRLVLVEYNPGFCALLRERYPQAKVVQGDAYRLRDTLWDVMKSPASAVVSGLPLVTKPMLTRLKLIRDAFLALAPGAPFVQFTYSVAPPIPKSLPGVSTEASERIWMNLPPARVWVYRKG